In a genomic window of Alphaproteobacteria bacterium:
- a CDS encoding DUF937 domain-containing protein produces the protein MNNFLDLINYAAQKPEMVSSLAAQFGLDQKQTDEVTKMLISAVAGGMLNNVKNGGLENLTKAIETGQHEQLLEKVKTPGANLFNVVQEGNGILGHILGSKDVSRQVASAVQQKTNVEADIIKTMLPIIASTVMGLLAQSQRKQGSSQFSGNMLGMLDMNQDGNPIDDIFRLIGSLK, from the coding sequence ATGAACAACTTTCTCGACCTGATCAATTACGCCGCGCAAAAGCCTGAAATGGTCAGCTCGTTGGCCGCGCAATTCGGACTCGACCAGAAACAGACGGATGAAGTCACCAAAATGTTGATCTCCGCGGTAGCGGGAGGAATGCTGAATAATGTTAAGAATGGCGGCCTCGAAAATCTGACCAAAGCCATTGAAACCGGCCAGCACGAGCAGCTGCTTGAGAAGGTGAAAACTCCAGGCGCAAACCTTTTTAACGTCGTTCAGGAAGGCAACGGCATTCTTGGCCATATCCTCGGCAGCAAGGATGTCAGCCGCCAGGTCGCAAGCGCCGTGCAGCAGAAAACCAACGTCGAGGCGGACATTATCAAAACAATGCTCCCGATTATTGCCTCGACAGTCATGGGCCTGCTCGCGCAATCGCAACGCAAGCAGGGAAGTTCACAATTCTCGGGCAATATGCTCGGCATGCTCGATATGAATCAGGACGGCAACCCGATCGACGATATCTTTAGACTTATTGGCTCATTAAAATAA
- a CDS encoding cation transporter, producing the protein MRCFLLLLALVVLFSSPVYAGETVKINVNGMVCDFCARAIEKVFGKQEAVDKIAVNLTDKLITLAMKDGQTMDDQAITKLINDSGYALVSIQREEATDGQGQ; encoded by the coding sequence ATGAGATGCTTTTTATTATTGCTTGCCTTAGTTGTTCTTTTCAGCAGCCCGGTGTACGCGGGGGAAACCGTTAAAATCAATGTTAACGGCATGGTCTGTGATTTCTGTGCGCGGGCCATCGAGAAGGTGTTCGGCAAGCAGGAGGCGGTTGATAAAATCGCTGTCAATCTGACCGACAAGCTCATTACGCTGGCCATGAAAGACGGGCAGACTATGGACGATCAGGCGATTACTAAACTGATCAATGATTCCGGTTATGCGCTGGTTTCCATCCAGCGGGAGGAGGCCACCGATGGACAAGGCCAGTGA
- the chrA gene encoding chromate efflux transporter — MQKPSFPTYREAFRFWLKLGFISFGGPAGQIAIMHQELVEKRRWISERRFLHALNYCMLLPGPEAQQLATYIGWLLHGVRGGITAGALFVLPAFFLLCLLSWIYVSYSHLPVVAGIFYGIKPAVTAIVLQAVYRIGGRTLKNTALWGIAACSFLALFVLDAPFPLIVLCAALAGLAGSRLVPAYFSGAGHAAGVQKDYGPAVIDDAMDSEGRTRFSFVGLAKVLIIGLILWCTPMAVLMFWGGWGHPFTQMGWFFTKAALLTFGGAYAVLPYVFQAAVEHYQWLSAPQMIDGLALGETTPGPLILVVAFVGFVGGHGAASFGPEWASLSGFIGAGIVTWFTFLPSFLFILGGAPIVEATHGNMKFTAPLTAITAAVVGVILNLALFFAYHVLWPQGFEGAFDVFSAVLTILAALALLVFKRSVLTVIGASALIGLIFSMIVTLP, encoded by the coding sequence ATGCAAAAACCCTCCTTTCCCACCTACCGCGAAGCGTTCCGGTTCTGGCTGAAGCTCGGGTTCATCAGTTTCGGCGGGCCGGCGGGGCAGATTGCCATCATGCATCAGGAACTGGTCGAGAAAAGGCGCTGGATCTCCGAGCGGCGGTTTCTGCACGCGCTCAATTACTGTATGTTGCTGCCGGGGCCGGAGGCGCAGCAGCTGGCGACCTATATCGGCTGGCTTTTGCACGGGGTGCGGGGCGGGATTACGGCCGGAGCGTTGTTCGTGCTGCCCGCCTTTTTCCTGTTGTGCCTTTTGTCGTGGATTTATGTCAGCTATTCTCATCTGCCCGTCGTGGCGGGGATTTTTTACGGGATCAAGCCGGCGGTCACGGCGATCGTTTTACAGGCCGTGTATCGGATCGGGGGGCGTACGCTCAAGAATACGGCGTTGTGGGGGATTGCGGCGTGTTCGTTTCTGGCGCTTTTTGTTCTGGACGCGCCGTTTCCTCTGATCGTGCTGTGCGCGGCGCTGGCGGGGCTGGCCGGAAGCCGGTTGGTGCCCGCGTATTTTTCGGGTGCGGGCCATGCGGCAGGGGTGCAGAAGGATTACGGTCCCGCCGTGATCGACGATGCGATGGATTCCGAGGGAAGGACGCGGTTTTCCTTTGTTGGTCTGGCTAAGGTTTTGATTATCGGGCTCATTTTATGGTGTACGCCGATGGCGGTTCTGATGTTTTGGGGCGGGTGGGGGCATCCGTTTACGCAGATGGGCTGGTTTTTCACCAAAGCAGCACTATTAACATTCGGCGGCGCCTATGCGGTTTTGCCGTACGTGTTTCAGGCGGCGGTTGAGCATTATCAGTGGCTGAGCGCTCCGCAGATGATTGACGGGCTGGCGCTGGGGGAAACCACACCGGGGCCGCTGATTCTTGTGGTCGCATTCGTTGGGTTTGTCGGGGGGCATGGGGCGGCTTCGTTCGGGCCGGAATGGGCTAGCCTGTCCGGTTTTATCGGTGCTGGGATTGTGACGTGGTTTACGTTTCTGCCCTCGTTTCTTTTTATTCTCGGTGGAGCGCCGATCGTTGAGGCTACGCACGGGAACATGAAATTCACCGCGCCGTTGACCGCGATCACGGCGGCCGTGGTGGGGGTGATCCTTAATCTAGCGCTGTTTTTCGCCTATCATGTGCTGTGGCCGCAGGGATTTGAGGGTGCTTTCGATGTTTTTTCTGCCGTTTTGACAATTCTGGCGGCGCTGGCGCTCTTGGTGTTTAAGCGGTCGGTTTTGACGGTGATTGGCGCTAGTGCCTTGATCGGATTGATCTTTTCTATGATTGTAACTTTGCCTTGA